Proteins from a genomic interval of Brachionichthys hirsutus isolate HB-005 unplaced genomic scaffold, CSIRO-AGI_Bhir_v1 contig_1465, whole genome shotgun sequence:
- the LOC137916188 gene encoding platelet-derived growth factor C-like, whose translation RVSEPETPAVLPPSQQGMEDLSEAVAALSTVEEVMKYLEPERWQVDMEELYKPTWHVLGKSFIHNKKARGADLNLLREDVRLYSCTPRNFSVSVREELKRTDVIFWPICLLVKRCGGNCACCSHRCYDCQCVPARTTKKYHEVLLLKYRSGGRVLQKSMTDVALDHHEECACVCRDDRD comes from the exons CGAGTCTCAGAGCCAGAAACTCCTGCCGTTCTCCCTCCGTCCCAGCAAGGCATGGAGGACCTGTCAGAAGCTGTGGCGGCCCTGAGCACCGTAGAGGAGGTCATGAAGTACCTGGAGCCGGAGCGATGGCAAGTGGATATGGAAGAGTTGTACAAACCCACATGGCATGTGCTGGGGAAATCCTTCATTCATAATAAAAAAGCCAGAG GAGCTGATCTCAATCTGCTGAGGGAGGACGTTCGACTGTACAGTTGCACTCCACGCAACTTCTCCGTGTCTGTGCGTGAAGAGCTGAAGAGGACCGATGTCATTTTCTGGCCGATCTGCCTGCTGGTGAAGCGCTGCGGCGGAAACTGCGCCTGCTGCTCTCACCGCTGCTACGACTGCCAGTGTGTTCCCGCCAGGACCACCAAGAAATACCACGAG GTTCTGCTGTTGAAATACCGAAGCggcggcagagtcttacaaaagtcCATGACTGACGTGGCGTTGGATCATCACGAGgagtgtgcctgtgtgtgcagaGACGACCGGGACTGA
- the LOC137916187 gene encoding LOW QUALITY PROTEIN: endonuclease 8-like 3 (The sequence of the model RefSeq protein was modified relative to this genomic sequence to represent the inferred CDS: deleted 1 base in 1 codon): MVEGPGCALNGEKIRMKVQRGQEVKEMRGSLLASALIPWFLLCRFTCAKTLGKELFMYFGPRALRVHFGMNGSMRINPAERKPLTGSTPVLEIHLSKDTVCFYDSAVEVRLTGDCERRMRAMEALDVCSSAFSFSRSEEAARSQSSRKLCDVLLDQAVMPGVGNIIKNEALFGSGLHPTVKVQQLTDEQIHHLVKMTRDFTLLFYKVKIAANISPLHKHYKVYRRARRGRCSHVTTACRLGDNGRMTYYCERCQKSDPSTINISKLPVRNSLIGWAYSDTTDDDVAEKDEEDWVCQLCTLINRPAAKACDACLTSRPEAYKGSISAEASPFSPDLIKYPCDAFKKPQEELKVNWRAACGTSTLVFSDLSKKPKPVNSPLTTANSHLNSLAAERGLYKYSVCQGTTSPNYASGGWQRQSAEISNGESVASYSHPSKKMRIDHSPFSSNNAQSGTPNSRMCKIDTASSSISPSPSAPCCASHRRPAVLRVVHKEGGNKARQLFTCSLPRDTKCNFFEWADFHFPLCHHGKRCLMRTVLKLGPNNGRHFFTSSHQKGKQCDFFQWADSRPGESILPGCWFLTLLLSKT; encoded by the exons ATGGTTGAGGGTCCGGGTTGCGCGTTAAATGGGGAGAAAATCCGCATGAAAGTCCAGCGAGGACAAGAAGTGAAAGAAATGAGAGGCAGCTTGTTGGCGTCGGCG CTAATTCCATGGTTTCTGTTGTGTCGGTTCACCTGTGCTAAAACTCTGGGAAAGGAACTCTTCATGTACTTCGGCCCGAGAGCTTTGAG AGTCCACTTTGGAATGAATGGATCGATGCGTATCAACCCTGCTGAAAGGAAGCCTCTGACTGGCTCCACTCCAGTGCTGGAAATACACCTGTCAAAAGATACTGTGTGTTTCTATGACAGTGCTGTGGAAGTGAG GTTGACCGGTGACTGTGAACGACGGATGAGGGCGATGGAGGCTTTGGACGTGTGCTCCTCCGCGTTCAGCTTCTCCCGCTCTGAGGAGGCCGCGAGgagccagagcagcaggaagctctgtGACGTTCTCCTCGACCAGGCCGTCATGCCGGGAGTCGGCAACATCATTAAAAATGAAGCCCTGTTTGGCTCGGGCCTCCACCCAACCGTGAAG GTTCAGCAGCTGACAGATGAGCAGATCCACCACTTGGTGAAAATGACCCGTGATTTTACTCTTCTGTTTTACAAGGTAAAGAT TGCAGCAAACATCTCTCCTCTCCACAAACATTACAAAGTCTATAGGCGTGCCCGGCGTGGCCGGTGCTCTCACGTCACCACGGCGTGTCGTCTAGGAGACAACGGCAGGATGACTTATTACTGCGAA CGCTGCCAGAAGAGTGATCCCAGCACAATTAACATCAG TAAGCTGCCTGTCAGAAACAGCCTGATTGGCTGGGCCTACAGTGACACAACCGATGATGATGTGGCTGAGAAGGATGAAGAAGACTGGGTCTGTCAACTCTGTACACTCATCAACCGGCCGGCAGCGAAAGCCTGTGATGCCTGCCTCACTTCAAGACCAGAGG CGTACAAAGGCAGCATCAGTGCTGAAGCATCACCCTTCAGTCCTGATTTGATTAAATACCCATGCGATGCCTTCAAGAAACCGCAAGAGGAGCTCAAAGTCAACTGGAGAGCTGCCTGTGGGACTTCCACCCTTGTTTTCTCTGACTTGAGCAAGAAGCCAAAGCCTGTAAACTCCCCACTCACCACAGCCAACAGTCATTTGAATTCCTTGGCGGCGGAGCGAGGTTTATATAAATACAGCGTCTGCCAAGGGACGACCAGCCCCAATTATGCCTCTGGTGGCTGGCAGAGGCAAAGTGCCGAGATCTCCAATGGGGAATCAGTAGCCTCCTACAGTCACCCATCCAAGAAAATGAGAATTGATCACAGCCCCTTTTCTAGTAACAATGCTCAAAGTGGAACCCCCAACTCACG CATGTGTAAAATAGATACAGCAAGCTCTTCCATTTCTCCCAGTCCCAGCGCGCCTTGTTGTGCTTCCCATCGCCGTCCGGCCGTCCTTAGAGTCGTCCACAAGGAGGGGGGAAATAAAGCACGTCAGTTGTTCACCTGCTCGCTACCTAGAGATACCAAGTGCAACTTCTTTGAG TGGGCTGACTTCCACTTCCCTTTGTGTCACCATGGGAAACGCTGTTTAATGAGGACAGTTCTCAAACTAGGACCCAACAACGGTCGCCATTTCTTCACAAGCAGCCATCAAAAGGGTAAACAGTGTGACTTTTTCCAGTGGGCAGACAGCAGACCAGGGGAGTCCATCCTTCCTGGATGTTGGTTTCTTACTTTACTTCTGAGTAAAACATGA